Genomic DNA from Chanos chanos chromosome 6, fChaCha1.1, whole genome shotgun sequence:
AGGTATTTTGTAAGGTAGTAACTAATCTTTTGGCGAATCTCAAGAAAACTTAACCCATAAATCAGAGGATTTAAAACTGGAGGTATAAGGAGAAATTCTAAGGACAAAATAACAGTCACAAACAAAGGCAGTTCACCAGGCTCATATCGGTTTAAGACCACCTCACAGGTAATGGTAACTGAGTAAATAGCAAAGGTAACTATGTGAGGCAGACAAGTTTGAAAAGCTTTAGTCTTAAATTCAGATGAATGTCTTTGACAAATAATCAAAATTCTAATATATGaatagaaaatgaatgtcattGGTAAAAAAATTGTGGCTGCTGATATAATGAAACTTATAATAAGAATAGGTGTTTTGTCTCCACAAGAAATTTTAACAGTTGACCAGCCACTACAGTACAACTTGGTGATCTTGTCATCACACAAAGTTAATTCTGCACTCAAAAATGCAGCAAGACCAATAGATAAAATGGGATATAACCAGGCAGCAATTATCATTTTGAAAAGAACTTTAGGTCTCATGATGCTGTGATATAGTAAGGGTTTTTGTATCGCCACATATCTGTCATATGACATTAAGGTTAACATTGTAAATTCACATGATACATAACTGTAAATGACAAAGGTCTGAATCTGACAAGCTAATACAGAGATTGTATGCAATTCAGAGATAAGATCAGTGAGAAACCTTGGGAAGAAGCCAGCAGTGCCATAGAGAGAGTTCAACGATAAACAAGAAATGAGCATATACATGGGCTGATGCAATGCTTTTTCCACACATATTATCAGAATAATCATCACATTGAAAGATAAAATAGCACAGTATAAAGTAAGTCCCAAGCTGAAAAATATGTATCGGAAGTGTCCTTGATTTTCATACATGACAAAGCGTAAAATTATTGGAGCAGAATAATTTTCCATCTTCCTTTATGCTTTCCATTAAATTTCATTCCCCTAAAGATGAAACAAAATCCAGaatctgtttttcattatttcatgtaTCTGCCATTTCCTCAAGGAAGACAGACCATTCTCCTTAAAAATCTAAATGCACAAATGAAGTTATTCAGTTAAGCTTTCATAGACCATTCATATTTAAACCCATTAATAAGCATACCACTGTAACTTTTCCACACAGATCATATAATGCACTTACTATACCATTGGTACAGTTTCTGGCTGTAGCATAGTTGGAGAGCACTTACTTTTcctagaaagaaaaaagtagcCTTTGCTGTGCTGCGCTGCACTATATATGTATTGTTTCAATGTCATGTGACCTCTACTTTGGGTTTTAATTAGGCCATACAGCAGTGGCAGTTCTAGTTTGTATGGCATCTGGGCGGGACCTCCCTCCAGTGCACCACTcgccaaacacccccccccccccccccccccccccccgccaacacacacacacactgaaagaaaaaaaaggaccattCTTCACTAAGtctaaattttttatttttatgcagACTTTTGGATCAACACATATAAATAAtcttaacatttaaaactgtataacTATAGCAATGTATACAACAATAATACCAAAAGgaataacaaagacaaataccCACTTGTGTTGATTTGGCACTTTTGGAACATCAATACATTGCCCAAGCCCCAGCAGACCTAGAGTCAAGACTAAACCAATTCACCTTGGTGGTGTGCAGACTAGGAGCGTCGAAACAAGTTTCAAAGTGAAGAGGGAGTAAGAACACAGGGGTCAGACTTGTAGGGGGGTCCGGGGGCATCCTCCCATGGGgaaaattttcttaattctggcagctaaatacATCATTTTCccacagtgtgagacagaaacagaaagcctAAAGACAGTGGCATTTCCAGGAGGTCATAGCATATGCTACATCGCAATTTCTAATTTGAAGCAATCacaactgtcaaaacacagacaacggAGCTGGAGAGCTGGGGCCTTCAAAGCAGTGGGACAGGTATATTCAGTGTCAAGGGTAGCGCACTTTAGAgggaattacaaagaaattgtgctttacagtcaagtaatctctgttggtcattccaatttcccaaatcaacaaaatacattgtgCACAGCTAGTGTGCGTATCTTTcttattaaacattatcacgttacataCATTGCAATCTAGACATAAGATTGGCTGGTGGtacagagtgacatcataactgggagtcaaacattaattcTAAAATAATGTGGATTGGGCTGGCTATGAGCACCTTCGCTTACAAGCGAgaatgtgtttctgcttgttctcttccagagtttatatggatcagctaaagaaaggtGGGCGTCCACTCTGACAAGGTTAACTGACCCACACgttgacatgatatcattgacgtCACATACAAATGGACAGCAGAAAACTGATTGCACAAATGTCACcattacgattttttttttcttttttttgtgcgggTGCCCTTGTGCTGCCCCCGGCAATATGCTGCCCTGGGCAGCTGCCCATGTCGTCCATGCCTAAATCCATCCCTGCCATACAGTATGCATGTAACGAAGCTTGTTTGGTCCAGTTTGTAAATCCTAACCCTGATTTACAAAGACGGGACAAGTCAGTAGTGTTAGTCTGTAGATTTTTATTCCTCTTTGTGAGTGGGAGGGATGCTGAGGGAGAACAATTTATTGTTAAATAGGGAAGGGGGGGTTGTGGGGCACTTTTGGATAGCAACCAAAGTTATAATATAATGAAAAGATTTAATCATGattctcactcactatctaagctgcttatccttaTTAGGCTCgcaggggtgctggagcctatcccagcgctcatagggcgaaaggcagggcagacacacagacaaacatactcacattcattagtgtctccaattcacctaacctgcatgtctttggactgtgggaggacaCCAGAGCTcccgcagacacagggagaataTGCAAACTCCGCACAGAAAGGCCGGGAattgaacccgagaccttcttgctgtgaagcgctacccactgtgccaccgccCCAATCATGATTCTGTGAGCCAGTATCCTGGACTGAAACTATCCTGTCTATAATGACACTCTGTGGCAAACAGTATTGATATGGTGATGAACTATTAAGTCACATAAGTTACAGAACCAATCAGTCACTTTGGGATGTCACATATGGAAAAATCTTGAGGAACCTGATTTGCTATGCATTTGTTTAACTGGTATATTTATGGGTTATTTTAGACTGTCATTCTGACTGTACGATGTGTCAATACTTgatttttctcatctcttttctgcACATCAATAAGCAGAGTCAGTTGAGCATAACTGAAGGACAAGAAAGACTGGAGCAGGGACTTTGCTAGCCAGAAACTCGCCTGTGGAAAATAGTACTGTTTTACTAGGATTAGTACCATGTGGCTATTGCGTAGTTTCTTCCCAAAAGCACTGTCTCTGTCCAATAAGTCGTGCAAGACCTGGAGACAATATCGATCCTCCAATCCCCCCAACCACCCACACGTCCCTGCCCCCACTCTCTATGTAGATAGTATGCAATATGTATGTGGTCCATGTTGTATATGTTCTGTATTGTATGTAATATATGCTGTATCTATTGTAAATTGTAGGCCTACaagttgtatgttgtatgttgtatatGCTGTATATGGTTTAAGTTGTTGCACGTATGTTTTAAGCTCTTGCACTGGTTGCCAGGTCAAATTGCTGCATACTTTGTCCACTGCACCTGAATGAAATTTTCAGGTTTAGAACTTTGAAACCTTTGGAACTTATGAGAATTTATGATTTAAGAATAAATTGTTTCTTGCTTAGAGGACCAAAATGAATTTTTGGCTTCGTTGTGAGGATTACagcttatttgttttttaactgaggGCCCCAGTGGTACCGTGGGTGGCACTGCTGAtccacagcaagaaggtcccgggtttgattcccggctgGGTGGctagggtcctttctgtgtggagttttcatgttctccccgtgtatgcgtgtgtttccTCCCATAGCCCAAAGACATTGGATTGtgggagacactaaattgcccctaggtgtgtgagtgtgtctgtctgtgtgtctgccctgtggtgggtgtttccccaccttttgcccagtgggcactgggataggctcaaGCACCCGAATTAGAacaagcagcttagataatgagtgagtgagcgcgTGAGAGTGGACATAATGGCAATCGGTTCAatcttgtgtttgttgtgaacATAGCTAAATCTCTCTGGCTCCAAAAATCAGGAAATCAAGAAAGGAGAAGTCACTTGCTTTTTGGAGAGAGGATTTTATTTGTAAAAGCACAGTTATGGGGACTATCTTAAAGAGTTTCCACAAAACAGATCTTATGTTTAAAAACCAAAATACATTAATTATGAATGTGCTTTGCCGATTACATGATACATTTGCTACTAGAGATTACATCATGTCAATGCTATTTAACAGTATAATAAAAAAGAATCCGTCCCTAGTTTGTTACCAGTTAACTAGGGATGCCCACAGTCAAGAATTTGTAACTGCATACCTACATTCAATGCACACAACGTTGTACAGCAGAGATTCCATTTCACAACTAGTCAGCCAGTTTGGGAAACATTGTTTCTCAAGTACAACTTCATAATTTGTTTGCGTATTTTGGTAAGTTTAAGTCCATAAATAATAGGGTTTACAATTGGAGGAACAAAAAGGAGTTCCAAAGCCAGGAAATTACGCAAACCTTGAGGGAAAGTTCTTGATCCATACCTGCTGTACATTAGATCAAATAGCAAagcaacagcaaaattgaaCAGGACAGCCAGATGTGGAATACAAGTCTGCATGAATCTACTCCTATTTTCAGTCGACCTCTGACATGCACCAATTAGTCTGATGtatgaacaaaaaataaataatgcatgGCAGAAATATGTGATTATTACAAAATATCCAGTTACATTATTTACCATTGTAGAAGAACATGACAGCTTCACAATTGCCCAGTTTTCACAGTAAAGTTTATCAATAACTGAGCCACACAAAGTAAGTCTGGTTGTTAAAGCAACTAATGTGCCAATGCAAAAGAGTGGAGTAAGCCAGgaaaaaatgatacattttataATCGTGTGATTTGTTATTCTAGAGTGATATTCTAATGGCCAACATATTGCCACATACCTGTCATATGCCATTATTGTTAAAATGGAAACATCACATAAAGCAGATGAATATATAACAAATGTTTGTAAGAGACATCCTGCATATGAAATCACCTGAAACTCAGACAGTAGGTCAAACATGAATTTGGGATAGAAGCCAGCAGTTCCATACAGGGCATTAATACACAGATTACAGAGGAAAATGTACATTGGCTTATGTAGTTTTCTGTCTGAGATAATGGTGAAAATAATGGTGATGTTAGACAACAGAATTACAATGTAACACAAAATGGTTATGCTGAAGAGCATGTATCGTACCTCcattgtttcattaaaaccagagagagtgaacacTAAAACATTGCTTAAATTTTCCATTGTGGCTTGAAGAATAAGAGAAAATCATGGTTTTATCCTACTAGTTTCTTAACAGATAAAAACTTATTTAGATATTTAGCATTTCATTCTGTCACACATTAATGCTTTAAATCAATGTTACATAACTCAAGGGAGTGAAATACATTATCCATCTCAGATTGTCATGTCTTATATTTCTGAAAGCATCTTATGCAATGATAAATTATAAAAGAATACCATAGAGGAAACTTACCAAGCACAGTCAGCATGtacaaaagaaatcattttaaggTGGTAAGCTTTGATAAAATAACATATGTTTAAATGTCCTTTGAGTGCCACTATGTTTTCAGTCTATCGCAaaagttaatttattttgttgttctatgttctgttttaatgttcGTTAGTTAATGTTTTCAATAAAATGCTTTGCTATTCTTCTGGGATATAATGATCTACAGTATCTGTTACAGACACAGTTAAAATTGAAAACTAAATTCATAagtattaaaatgtatgttGTACTGCCTTTAGAAGTCAGCATGAGTAAGTAACATTACAGGACAATATGTTCGAGCTATGATGGTGTGCTACAGTACCCTTCTCTTACCTCTACAACTGAGGAGGCTTTTTATGTATTGTGATTGTGCACTAGTCAAAATGAACAGTTGTTGGCGctgttcttcatttctttttaatcatttatttttattcatttcatttttttccttcttgcaAGTTTGTTCTCTGCAAGCTTTTTTGTGATGACCGGTCTCATGAAGGTTTTGACATTCACCTTCAAATATTTCAGCATACACCTCTAGAtgaattaaagattaaaaattaaatctccatgattgcacacacacattgtgaacagtgagcagtgaatttgaccccTGCATTTAACGTATCCATACACACCAGTGGTgagcatatacatacacaccaggGCAGCACATCTACCTCCAGGGGGCAGTtgggagttaagtgccttgcccaagggtgcttcagccgtggatgtttttCCTGCCCGTCCTCCGTAAATTCCTGCCATAAATTGCGGGTCATTTTCACCATCTTCACTCTCAGTTGTAGCCGAGGGGAAATAAACTGTGAAGGTTTTCTTCATATTTGAGGCACTATCACAGATAATGTAATCTAATTTGTGTTTTACATAAAAGTTCTCGCATATCTCCTGAAACTTCTCACTTATTCTGTCTCCAGTGTGTGACCCTGTGAATCGTTCACAACTCAGAAGAACTGTCTGCAGTCATGGgctgtttttctccatttccatGAAGTGGGCTGTTATCGCTAAAAAGCCATGCATGCTCCTGTCAGGCCAAATATCCACggtcacagacacagtgtctgtgtttaatagTTTGGATTTTATCTCGGACTCTTTATCTACTGCTAGCTCACTCAGACGTCTGGTTATGGTACCTCGACTTACTGGGCAGTATCTCTCATCTACCACTGACCTGAAATTCTTGAAACTAGGCTTGTCAATATAAGACACAGGCAGGTTGCATGAAATGATGAGGTCCTGTATTATGGATTCAGTAATGGCCTTCTATCTGGGATGGCCCTGGTTGTATGCTTGCACACCCCTTATCTGAGTCAAAAAAGAATCAATGCTGCACTGTCCTTATGCACTGGCCacttttttgctttgttgaaTTCAGTAAACCTGTAGATGAACAACATAATAAATTAATTAGGTAATTATAGTACTAATATTTTGATGACATAGTTAACATTTTTAAGCGCAGCAAAACCCATCTGGAACCACAAGGTTCTGAGAGAAGAACTGGTTCTAAGCGGGTCCTACTAATTGCCCCATAATActacactatatcacactgtaccacactgtaccacactacaccacactatatcacactgtagcacactgtaccacactacaccacactatatcacactgtaccacacgataccacactacaccacactgtaccacactgtaccacactacaccacactacaccacactacaccacactgtaccacacagtaccacactgtgccacacgACACCACACTTTAccgcactgtaccacactacaccacactacaccacactacaccacactgcaccacactacaccacactgtagcTTATCACAAATGGCACAGCAAGTGCAGGTGTGCTCACTATGATTGGTCACAGTGTTGTCGCTGCAGCCAGAGCTTACAGTCATTTGTGGCCGCATAATAAGGGAGGGGAGTTATGCATGATAATAAGGGACGGAATGATAACCAGCTATTCAGACATTTCCTTGATGTTACTGTGCCAAAAAAATTAAAGTCCAAAATCTTGAGTCCGAGTTGagtctcaagtcttttgagGATGAGTCTCAAGTCAAGTTGCAGATCACTGAGTGTCCAAGTCACAAACTCAAGTCCCCACCACCTGAACTGTCCACTACCACACTCTTCTCAATCAGCATGGAAAACAGCTAGCTTGCTGGCTATCCTCCCAAC
This window encodes:
- the LOC115814921 gene encoding olfactory receptor 10J4-like, whose amino-acid sequence is MYENQGHFRYIFFSLGLTLYCAILSFNVMIILIICVEKALHQPMYMLISCLSLNSLYGTAGFFPRFLTDLISELHTISVLACQIQTFVIYSYVSCEFTMLTLMSYDRYVAIQKPLLYHSIMRPKVLFKMIIAAWLYPILSIGLAAFLSAELTLCDDKITKLYCSGWSTVKISCGDKTPILIISFIISAATIFLPMTFIFYSYIRILIICQRHSSEFKTKAFQTCLPHIVTFAIYSVTITCEVVLNRYEPGELPLFVTVILSLEFLLIPPVLNPLIYGLSFLEIRQKISYYLTKYLICKCMHRVEK
- the LOC115814922 gene encoding olfactory receptor 11A1-like — translated: MENLSNVLVFTLSGFNETMEVRYMLFSITILCYIVILLSNITIIFTIISDRKLHKPMYIFLCNLCINALYGTAGFYPKFMFDLLSEFQVISYAGCLLQTFVIYSSALCDVSILTIMAYDRYVAICWPLEYHSRITNHTIIKCIIFSWLTPLFCIGTLVALTTRLTLCGSVIDKLYCENWAIVKLSCSSTMVNNVTGYFVIITYFCHALFIFCSYIRLIGACQRSTENRSRFMQTCIPHLAVLFNFAVALLFDLMYSRYGSRTFPQGLRNFLALELLFVPPIVNPIIYGLKLTKIRKQIMKLYLRNNVSQTG